One Nocardia huaxiensis genomic window, GCGTATCCGCGGGCGGCGACGGCGGCGAGCAGGGAATTGTGGGTGGGGAAGTAGCGGCGGGGTGCGCCGTGCGAGACGCCTGCTTCGCGGGCGATGGCCCGCAATCCGAGTTGGACCGCGCCGACCTGTTCGAGCATGTCCACGCCGGCGCTCACCAGTCGTTCCCGCAAAGGCTCGGCCACAGTCATGTCGAGCATTTCACCTCATTCCTGACGCGATTCGCCGTAGACACTGTCTACCTCATGGTGGTAGACAGGTGACAGTCTCGTAGACAGTGTCTACGAATTTGTTCCGGGGAGGAATGCCATGTGGTACTGGGTGCTCAAGCACATCCTGGTCGGCCCGGTGCTGCGCCTGCTGGGGCGGCCGAAAATGGAAGGGCTGCACCATGTTCCGAAGGACGGGCCGGTGATCATCGCGGCCAATCATCTGGCCGTGGTGGATTCGCTCTACCTGTGCCTGGTGCTGGACCGGCCGGTCACCTTCATCGCCAAGCAGGAGTACTTCACCGGCGGCGGGGTGCGCGGGCGCATCAACCGCTGGGTCATGAAGGCCACCAATCAGGTTCCCGTCGACCGCACCGGCGGCACCGCCGGATCGGATTCGCTGGCCGCCGCAAGCCGCATTCTCGAGCGCGGCGGCATCTGGGGCATCCACCCCGAGGGCACCCGCTCACCCGACGGCCGCATCTACCGGGGCCGCACCGGCGTCATCCGCGTCGCCATGCAGACCGGCGCACCCGTCATCCCGGTCGTCCTCTCCGGCACCGACAAGGTCAACCCGCGCAACCGCCGCACCCTGCGTCCGGCGAAGGTCCGCATCTCCTTCGGTCACCCGCGCTTCTTCGTTCCCGCGGACAAGGCGGGCGTCCGCGCCGCCACCGACGACCTCATGTTCGATCTGGTCCGCCGCTCCGGCCGCCCCTACGTGGACTGCTACGCAGCCACTTTCAAGTCGCACGCGGCCTGAACCTCACTCCCATGGGGTTCGGGGCAACGCCCCCGCCCTTCTTGCGCAGCCCCGTGCTGGAGTGGGGGGTGGTGTGGAAGCGCTATCGATGCGTGTTAAAGTTCTCGGGTTGTCTCGGCGAGGGTGTGGCTTCGTTGCCCACCGTGATCGACGCGGCTCGGCTCTTCGGCCGTCCCCTGTTCGGTCTCCTTGCCTGTGACTAGCAGACCAACAGAGTCAGTGTGGCCCAGTCCCCTGATTCGCACACGCCGATAATCTCGCCGACGCCGTAGGAGTAGACAAGTCATGTCCGACGCCAACCTTCTCGAAGCCACCGTTCGTACCGAATTCGGCAAGGGCGCCGCGCGTCGTACCCGTCGCGCCGGCAACGTTCCCGCCGTGCTGTACGGCCACAACGAGGAGCCGCAGCACCTGTCCGTGAACGCCCAGGCGTTCGCCGCCATCCTGCGTGAGCACGGCACCAACGCCGTCCTGAACCTGGACATCGCGGGCAAGAAGCAGCTGGCGCTGACCAAGTCGGTCGTGGTTCACCCCATCCGCCGCTACATCGAGCACGCCGACCTGCTGATCGTGCGTCGCGGCGAGAAGGTCACCGCCGACGTGCACGTCACCCTGACCGGCGACGCCGCCTCCGGCACCCTGGTCACCCAGGAAGCCACCACCCTCTCCATCGAGGCCGAGGCCCTGCACATCCCCGAGTCCATCGAGATCTCGATCGAGGGCGCCGAGGCCGGCACCCAGATCCTCGCGGGCGGCATCGCGCTGCCGAAGGGTGTCACCCTGGCCGGCGACGCCGAGGCCCTGATCGTGAACATCATTGCCGCGCCGGCCGCCGAGGCCGCCGAGGGCGAGGCCGAGGCTGCCGAAGAAGCCGCCGAGTAATAACTCTCGCAACGGTTTTCGAAATCGATGACCGAGGCATATGACGGGCCCGCGCTCGTGGTCGGTCTGGGCAACCCCGGATCCGAATACGAGCGCACCCGGCACAATGTCGGTTTCATGGTCGCCGATGTACTCGCGGAGCGCGTCGGCGGCCGTTTCACCGTGCACAAGAAGTCGGGCGCGGACCTTTTGGAGGCCCGCCTCGACGGACGCAAGGTGCTGATCGCCAAGCCGCGCAGCTACATGAACCTGTCCGGCCGCCCGGTGGCGGCACTGGCCAAGTTCTTCTCCGTGCCCGCGACCGAGGTGATCGCCGTGCACGACGAACTGGATCTGCCCTTCGGCACCATTCGGTTGAAGCGCGGCGGCGGCGAGGGCGGCCACAATGGCCTGCGTTCCATGTCGCAGGCGTTGACCACCAAGGATTATCTGCGCGTGCGCTTCGGCATCGGCCGTCCGCCGGGTCGCCAGGATCCCGCCGACTACGTGCTCAAACCGTTCTCCGCACCGGAGCGCAAAGAGTTGCCGGTGATCGTGGAACAGGCCGCAGACGCCGTCGAGCTGCTGCTCCGGGTCGGGCTGGAAACCGCGCAGAACCAGCTGCACTGACTCAGCGCCGGGCCAGCTGCTCGGCGATGAGCTCCATGAAAGTCGTGACGGCTTCGGATGTTTCGTCGTGCCGGGTGGCGCAATACCAGGTGCGTCGCTCCGGAATCTCACCCACGCGCACGGTCGCCACATCGGTGCGACCGGTGACGCGTTCGGCCACCCACTGCGGCATGACGCTCACCGATTCGCCAGAAGCCACCACTTCGATAATGGTGTCGAATCCGGCCGCCAGCGTGGTCAGCTTCCCGTAGCGCGCGCCCTCCGGCAGCGGCAGCGGCGGCGTCGGAATCCGTTGTTGGTCATAGGAATCCGGCAGCACCAGGTGAACGCCCTCGAACTCGTCCGCCGTGACGAAGTCTTTTCCCGCCCAGGGATGCTGGGCGCTCACCACCGCCCGCACCTCATCGTCGAACAGTCGATCCAGCCGCACCCGATCCACCCGCCGATCCAGCTTGGCGATGAGCGCCACATCCAGCCGATCATCCAGCAGCGCGTCGATCATCTCGTCGTCATGCACCGGCTCCACCTGAATCTCCGACTCCGGCATGCGCTGTCGGAAAGCGTTGAGCACCAGCGGCATCCACTCGTAGCTCGCCGCACACTGCGAGGCGATCCGCACCGCCCGCGCCCGCCCCGCCCCGAGCTGCCGCAAATCGTGTCGCGCCGAACGCAATTCACCGAGCGTGCGCCCCGCCGCCTGCAACATGCGCCGGCCCGCGACGGTGGGCTCCAGATTCCGCCCCCGCCGATCGAAAAGCGGTGTGCCCAGCCGATCTTCGAGCCGCAGCAGCCGCTGACTCAGGGCCGGTTGGCTGACATAGAGCTGCCGCGCCGCCGCCGTGAGCGTCCGGTGGCTCCCCAGCGCTTCCAGCAGCTCCAGGTCGCGGATATCGACATCCATAACCTCAGCTTATAGGAGCCATCCAGAATAGGTCGTGGTCTTATGTCGCTGCCGTTCCTAGCGTGGGTTGTACCAGCCCGAGGGAAGGAACCACCCAATGACCACCGTCGCGATCGTCTACCACTCTGGCTTCGGCCACACCCGTGTCCAGGCCGAAGCCGTCCGGCTCGGCGCGGCCTCGGTGCCCGGCACCGATGTCCGCCTGGTCGCCGTGGACGAATACGAATCCGCCTGGGAGGCAATCGATGCCGCCGACGCCATCATCTTCGGCACCCCGACCTACATGGCCGGAGTCTCCGCCCCGTTCAAGTCCTTCCTCGACGCCACCTCGGGCCGCTGGGCCCAACAGCTCTGGAAGGACAAGATCGCAGCCGGTTTCACCAATTCGGCGGGCGTGAACGGCGACAAACTCAATACCCTGCAATCGCTTTCGCTGTTCGCCATGCAGCACGGCATGGTCTGGGTCGGCCTCGGCCTGCTCCCCGGCGACTTCGACACCACCGCCGACCTCAACCGCCTGGGCGCCTTCCTCGGCGCCATGGCTCACTCACCCGCCGACGCCGCCCCCGAAATCGCCCCCGGCCCCGGCGATCTCGCCACCGCCGAACACCTCGGCCGCCGCGTGGCCCAAGCCGCCCACCGCTGGGCCGGCGTGCGCGAACTCACCGAGGTGGCCTCGTGACCGAACAGGACGTGGCCGCCGCCCTCCAGCTCTACTTCGACGGCCTGTACCACAGCGATACCTCCCTACTACGCAAGGTTTTCCACCCCAGGGCCATGTACGCCTGCGCCACCGAAGGCACCCTGACCCACCTCACGATGGACGAGTACTTCCCCATCGTGGACGCCCGCCCCGCCCCCGCCTCCCGTAACGAAGTCCGTCGCGACCGAATCGTCTCGATCGAATTCGCGGGCCCGGTCACGGCGCTGGCCCGCCTCGAATGCTCCCTCGGCCCAAAGCGATTCATCGACCTGCTCACCCTCATCCACCTGGACGGCCGCTGGCAGATCATCGCCAAGGTCTTCCACTACAACCTCGAACAGGACTGACATGCCCTACGTGAACATCAAGGTCACCGACGAAGACGTCACCCTCGACCAGAAACGCCAACTGATCGCCGGCGTCACCGACCTGCTCCAGAAAATCCTGCACAAGGACCCCGCCACCACCTTCGTCATCATCGACGAAGTGGCCCTGGATGACTGGGGAATCGGCGGCCTCCCCGTGCCGGAGTACCGTCAGGTCAGGTGAGCGGCTGTGGCCGAGCGGCGGAGTTTGCCGGAGGACGTTTTCGGGAGGGCGCCGGGGCCCAGGACGGTGACGCTGCGGGGGCGGACGCCTACCTCGGAGAAGACGGCGTGGACTATGTCGTGTTCTATGCGTTTTACTTCGTTGGGGTTTTGGAAGTCGTTGCTTTCCACTACTACGGCGAAGCTTTCGCGTTTGTGGCCGGCGTCGAGGCGGACGGCTACCGCGTTGCCGGGGCGGACGCCCTTGATGCGGAGGGCGGCTCGTTCTATGTCGGTGGGGTAGATGTTGCGGCCGCCCATGATGATGACGTCCTTCATGCGGCCGCAGACCACCACCAGGCCGTCTTCGGTGAAGTAGCCGATGTCGCCGGTGTCGAGCCAGCCTTCGGGGTCGAGGGCGGGGCGGAAGCCGTTGGTGGTGACGTAGCCGGAAGTTACTGCGGGGCCGCGGAGTTCGATGATGCCCACGGAGCGGACGGGGAGGGGCTGGCCTTCGTGGTCGACTACGCGGCCTTCCAGGTTGTCGACGAGGTAGCCGAGGGTGGGGAGGCGGCGGAGGTTGCCGTGGTGGTGTTCGGGATGGCGGACGGGGACCGCCTTGCCGAGGGCCTCCAGGAGGTCGGCATCGACCACGTCGAGGACCTGGCCGAGGCCGGGATCCGGAATCGACACGGCCAGTGTGGTTTCGGCCATGCCGTAGACCGGGGTGAGGGCCATGGGGTTGAGGCCGAAGCGTTTTCCGGCGGCGGCGAGGGTGTCCATGGTGTCGGCGTCCACGGGCTCCGCGCCGTTCCACATGTAGCGGACACTGCTCAGGTCGATGGTGCCGTCGTCGGCGTTGCGGAGTTTGCGGGCCAGCAGGGAGTAGGCGAAATTCGGTGCGGCGGTGACTGTTCCGCGGTACTTGGAGATGAGTTCGGCCCACAGGATGGGGCGCATGAGGAAGTCGAGCGGGGTCACGCACACCACTTCGGCGCCGAACTGCATTGGCACGGAGAGGAATCCGACCATGCCCATATCGTGGAACAGGGGTAGCCAGCTGATCATGACGTCGGCGTCGAGCTGGAATTTCACTCGGTCGAACATGGCGTAGGCGTTGACGAAGAAGTTTCCGTGCGTGATGCGGACGGCCTTGGGGATGCCGGTGGAGCCGGATGTCAACTGCTGCAGGGCGATATCGGCCTCGCCGGTGGGCAGCGGGTCGATGGCCGCGCCCGCGCGCATCTGCTCCATGGTCACCACGGCGATACCGCGTTCGCGCAGTAGAGGTTCCGCGACCTCGAACGGTGCGCCGAGAATGACAGCGCGGGCCTCGATCATGTTCAGCACGGTTTCGGTGTCGCGCGCCCACACCTCCAGATCGGTGCGCGGGGTCGGCTGATGCAGCATGGTGATGGAGGCCCCGCGCATCCACACGGCCTGACAGGCGGGGGCGATATCGACCGGCATCCCGGCCAGCACCCCCACCGCGTCGCCGTGGCCGATGCCCGCCGCGGCGAGCCCACCCGCCATGTGCCGGGCGATGTCGTGGATTTCGCCCCAGGTCTGCCGCAGCGGCGCGTCCGGTTCCCCGGTCACCAGTCCACGTTCGGAAACCTGCGCTGTCGCATACATTTCATCGGTGAAGCGGCTCATCGGGCACTCCTCGCACGGTCGCCAACATCTCCACTATCCCGCCATAGCGAGGTGCTGTTAACCGATTCGCCGATGTCCGCCGCATGCGAACCTGCGAGGGTCAGCGCAGGTTTCGGACTGCTCCGGCGAAACGGTCGAGGTCGTCGAAGCTCACGAAACAGTGTGGGGAGGCGCGCACCACCGACGACAGGCCGCGGGCCGTCATATCCAGCAGCGTGGAGGAACGGTGGCTGACGGTGACCGTGATGGACTGGCCGGCCAGCCGGTCGCGGACCTCGACCGGCTCCAGGCCGTCGACGGTGAAGGACACGATGCCCGCGTGCTGCACACCGGCATCGCGGACCGTGACCCCGGGGATCTCGGATAGAGCTGCGCGCAGGTGCCGGGCACGCTCGGCAATGGCCTCGTAGACCAGCCCGGGTCCGAGGTCCAGCAGGTAGCGCACCGCCGCGCCCAAGCCGAGGCGGGCCGCGACATCGCACTCCCAGAATTCGAAGCGGCTCGCGTCGGCTGCCACGCGGTAGGCGCCGGGGGCGGTCCATTCGGCGCTGTGCAGGTCGAGGCGGGCGGGTTCGAGCGTGCGGGCGAGCTCCGGACGCACGTACAGGAAGCCCGTGCCGCGTGGGCCGCGCAGCCATTTGCGCCCGGTAGCGGACAGGGCGTCCACATCCAGCGCCGCCACATCGAGAGGCAGCTGACCGGCCGACTGGCAGGCGTCCGCGATCACCAGCGCGCCCGCCTTCCGGGCGATGGCGGCGGCCTCCGCGATCGGATTCGCCAGGCCGCCATTGGTCGGAACATGCAGCAGCGACACCAGTTTCACGCGTTCGTCGACCAGGGTCTCGAGGGCCTCGAGGTCGAGCTGCCCGGTGCTGTCGCCGGGGATGGATTCCACGGTGGCGCCGGTCTGCCGGGCCCGCTGCAGGGCGGCGATGGCATTGCTGGCGTAGTCCGCGCCGGAGATGAGAATGCGGTCGCCGGGAGCCAGCGGGACCGAGTAGAAGAAGTCGGTCCAGGAACGGCTCGCGCTGTCGCTGAGCGCGATGGATTCGGCGTCGGCATTGATGAGCCTGCCGATATCGGTTTTGACGGCGTGCAGGTCATCCAGGCGTTCATTCGCTGCCCGATAGCCGCCGACCTCGGCCTCGCGCCGCAGATGCGCGATCTGGGTGTCCAGGACGACGGTGGCCGGCAGCGAGGAACCGGCACTGTCCAGGAAGACTTTGTCTTCGCAACCGGGAGTGTCGGCGCGGAGCTGCGCGAGATTCAGCATGTGGGCGAGGGTAGCGCGTCGGGACGGCCGCCGGGTTTCGCCGGTGGAATGCGTGGAATCGATTCTGCCACATGGGCGGAATCAACCATGTCGATCACAGTGTTCACTGTTTCGTCAGGTTCGCTTGTCGGTGTTGCTCGCTACCCTGGTTTGATCGGTGTCCGCGCGGGCGCCGGTGGGGGGAGGAGTTGGAGGTTGGAATGTCTGTCACCGCATCTCCTGCTGATCTATCGCGCGCATTCGCCTCTGCCGACGGTCGATGTCGGCAGCTACCGGCGGGTGAATTCTCCTCGCGTGCAGCAGCTGAGGCTTATATCGGAGGTGTCTGTTTCAAGCAGGGCCCACCGAGTCTGATCGGCGCCGAACTGGAGTGGCTCACCGCGCAGGGTGAGTATTCGGCGTCCGCCCCGCGTCCGGAATTGAGCCGGCTCGCCGACGCGCTCGGACCGTATGCGCCACGGTCCCTCGACCCAGAGTCCCCCGCCCTGGCACTGCCCGGGGGCAGCCGGATCACCATCGAACCCGGCGGTCAGATCGAACTGTCCAGTGCCCCGTTCGGCACCTCCGCCGAACTCTGCGAGAGCCTGCGAATCGACGCGGCCCGCCTGCGAGAACTTCTCGAAACTCGCGATATCCGAACCTTTTCCGCCGCCGCGGACGCCTTCCGCCCGCCGCGCCGGCTGCTCCAGCTGCCGCGCTACTGCGCCATGGAGAACGCCTTCGCCAATATCGGGCCCTTCGGCGCGCTCATGATGTGCAATACCGCCGCCACCCAGGTGAGCGTGGACGCCGGGGCCGATGCCGAGGAGATCGCCGCCCGCTGGACCGCGCTGTACACCATCGGCCCGGCCTTGCTGGCTGCTTTCGCCTGTTCACCGACGCTGCGGGGCGCGCCGCCGGGGGAGTGGGCGTCGCAGCGCATGCGGGCCTGGCTGCGCCTGGATCATCTGCGCACCCGGCCGTCCGTGCACGACTGGCCGGGGCCGCTCGCCGGGTACGGGCACTGGGCGCTGGATGTGCCGCTGCTGTGCGTCCGCTCCGAAGGCGAGGACTGGTCGCCGCCGCCGGGGGCCACCTTCGCCGATTGGCTGTGCGGGGCGCTGGACGACGAGCTCGGCCGCCGGCCCGATCGCGCCGATCTCGACTATCACCTGACCACGGTGTTTCCGCCGGTGCGGGCCGCCGGGCATCTCGAGGTGCGCTACCTCGACGCCCAGCCGGGTGACTCCTGGTCGGTGCCGGTGTACGCCGTCGACGCGCTCATGTCCACGCCCGCAACCGTTTCCGAGGCCACGACCCTCGCCAAGTCGGTGGCGGAGATGTGGTCGGAGGCCGCCCGCTACGGGCTCGCGGATCCCGAATTGCGCGCTGTCGCAGTGGCGCTGCTGGAACTGGCCGCCGCGCACGCCGCAACCGCCACCGCCGCCCGCGAATTGGATGCCGCCGCGCAGCGATGCCGTGGCGGCCGCACGCCTCTCGAAGATTTCGAATCCGGAGTTCTCTCATGACTGTTCAGCACCTGCCGGGCACCGATCGTGCCGAGACCGAACGCCTGCGCGAGCGAATTGCGGAAGTCCTGGAACGTGCCCGCCGCCGCACCGTCGGCCTCACCGACTGTGTGGACGAAGCCGAACTGGTGGCCCAGCATTCGCGCATCATGAGCCCGCTGGTGTGGGATCTCGCGCATATCGGCAATCAGGAAGAGTTGTGGCTGGTGCGCGATGTGGGCGGCCGGGAACCGGTGCGCCAGGACATCGATCACCTTTACGACGCCTTCAAGCATGCACGCGCGGATCGTCCCGCACTGCCGCTGCTGGATCCCGCGCAGGCCCGCGACTATGTGGGCACCGTGCGGGAGAAGGTGTGGGATGTGCTGGAGCGCAGCCCATTACAGGGTGACGCCCTGGTAGCGGGTGGCTTCGCCTTCGGCATGATCGCCCAGCACGAGCAGCAGCACGACGAAACCATGCTGGCCACCCATCAGCTGCGAACCGGTGACGCGGTGCTCGCGGCTCCCGCACCGCCGGCCGCGAAGCTGAGCGTCAGCGGTGAAGTGGTAATCCCCGCAGGCGAATTCATCATGGGCACCGACACCGACCCGTGGGCGCTGGACAATGAGCGGCCCGCACATCCGGTGCATGTTCCCGGTTTCGCCATCGACGCCGCCCCCATCACCAATGAGCAGTACCTCGCCTTCATGGCGGATGGCGGTTACGACCGCCCTGAACTGTGGTCCGAACGCGGCTGGACGCACCGCGTCGAAGCCGGTCTCACCTCGCCGCAGTTCTGGGAGCAGGATGGTGGCGGCCGTTGGTGGCGAAGGAGTTTCGGCGTCATGCAGCCGTTGCGTCCGCACCAGCCGGTGGTCCACGTCTGCTGGTTCGAGGCCGAGGCGTATGCCAACTGGGCGGGCAAACGCCTCCCCACCGAAGCCGAATGGGAGAAGGCCGCCCGCCACGACCCCGCGACCGGCCGCTCCCACCGCTACCCCTGGGGCGACACCGACCCCAACGTGTACCTCGCCAACCTCGGCCAGCACCACCTGGAACCGGCCGACGTAGGCGCGTACCCGGAAGGCGCATCCGCCCTGGGCGTTCACCAGCTGATCGGCGACGTCTGGGAGTGGACCTCTTCAGGTTTCACCCCCTACCCCGGCTTCAAAGCCTTCCCCTACGCGGAGTACTCCGAGGTCTTCCACGGCGGCGACTACAAGGTCCTTCGAGGCGGCTCCTTCGCCGCCGACCAGGTGGCGGTGCGAGGCACCTTCCGCAACTGGGACCACCCCATCCGCCGCCAGATCTTCTCCGGCTTCCGCCTGGCCCGAGACCTCCGCCCGGAGGACCTCTGATGTGCCGCCACCTCGCCTACCTCGGCCCGCCCACCTCCGTGGGTGACCTCCTGACGAGAGGCCCGCACTCCCTGCTCACTCAATCCTGGGCACCCCGCGAAATGCGCGGCGGCGGAACGATCAATGCCGACGGCTTCGGTGTCGCCTGGTGGCTGCCCGTCCCGTCCGCCCCGGAAGACCATGGCGCGGGTGTCATCTGGCACGGCGGCGCACCCCAGGACCCGGTGGACGCGCAGCGCGACGGCGCGTCGGCTCCTGCCCGGGGGTCGGCCGCTACGCAGGAAACTGCCGAATCCGCTCGCCCGACCGCGCCGGGGCTTCGAGTCAGCCGCTATCGCAATGCCGCGCCGATATGGACCGACCCGGCGGTGGAAGAGATACTGCCGCAATTGCGTTCGTCGGCCGTGCTGGCGGCGATCCGCTCCGCGACGGTGGGCATGCCGGTGGAGCGGGCGGCCTGTGCGCCATTCACCCACGGCCGCTGGGCTTTCAGTCACAACGGCGCGATTCCGGATTGGCGGCGGGCGCTGACCGCTATTGCGGCGCGATGCGGTTCGCCGTCACTGCTCGAGGCGGAATCGCTGACGGATTCGGCGGCGCTGTGGGTCATTCTGCGCGGACTGCTCGAAGGCGCTGCCTCGCCCGACGGGGAAAGAGTCACTGCCGCATCGCATGTGGACGAAACCGAGAATTCGGGAGCGGCGAGTGCGGCTGGGGCGTCCGCCTCGGCCACAGGGGAGGACGGGCCGATTCGATCGGAGGCGCACACCGGCTCCTTCGGGACCGCGGCGTCGTACGGGTCGGCGGTGAGCGTGACCGTCACCTCGGGTTCTCCGCCGGAGGTGCGGAGCTGGAGCTGGGGGCACAGTGACAGTGATGTGCCGCAGGCGCGCGAGCATGCGTCGAATACCAGTGCAAGGGTCAGGGGGCTTGCGCCGGATGTCGCACTGCGGTGGGTGGTTTCGGCCGTGCTGGCGGAATCGCCCAGGGCGCGGCTGAATCTACTGCTGGGGGATGGGGAGACGGTGTGGGCCACTACGTGGCATCACTCGTTGTCGATTTTGGTGACCGATGAGTTCGCCGTGGTGGCCTCGGAACCGTATGACGATGATCCGCGCTGGGAGGCGATCGGGGATCGGATGCTGGTGGAGGTTCGGCCGGGGTGGAAGTCGGTGCGATCGCTTGACATTGAGACTGGAAGGGCCACTTCATGAGTGCGGCTACGTTCGAGATCCATTTGACCGATGAAGATTTGACCGCCGCGCTGCGGGGGGATGTGCAGGCGGGGTTGACCGCTTCGCCGAAGTCGTTGCCTCCGAAGTGGTTTTACGACGCGCGCGGGAGTGAGCTGTTCGAGAAGATCACGGAGTTGCCGGAGTACTACCCGACTCGGACCGAGCGGGCGCTGCTGGAACGCGTGGTGGGCGAGATCGCGCAGGTCGCGCAGGCCGAGGTGCTGGTGGAGCTGGGGGCCGGATCGGCGGCCAAGACCCGGCTGCTGCTGGACGCGCTCACCTCCGGTGGGCCATTGAAGAAGTATGTGCCGCAGGATGTTTCGGTGTCCGCGCTACGCGGTGCAGCGGATGAGGTGGCGCACGAGTTTCCGGGGCTGGCCGTGCACGGGGTGGTGAGCGACTTCACCGCCACGCTGGAGAACCTGCCCCGGGGCGGGCGGCGGATGATCGCCTTCCTGGGCGGCACCATCGGAAACCTGGTCCCGGACGAGCGGGCGGAGTTCCTGGCGGGCATCCACGATGTCCTGGAGCCGGGGGAGCAGCTGCTGCTCGGCGCGGGACTGGTGATCGATCCCGCCGTCCTGGTCCCCGCGTACGACGATGCCGCCGGCGTCACCGCCGAGTTCAATCGCAATGTGCTGCATGTGCTCAACGCGCGACTCGGCGCGAACTTCGAGCCGGAACGGTTCGAGCACATCGCCCTCTGGGATGCCGAGAACGAGTGGATCGAGATGCGCCTCGAAGCCACCGCCGACATGGTGGTCACCATCCCCGAACTCGACCTGACCGTCGAGTTCGCGGCGGGTGAGCAGATGCGCACCGAAATCTCGGCCAAGTTCCACCGCGACGGCTTCGAAACCGAGCTGGCCGCAGCCGGTTTCGCGACCGAGCGGGTCTGGACCGACCCCGACGACCGCTTCGCGCTGTTCCTGGCCGAGCGCCGCTGAACTCGCTCGGCGTATCCGGGATTTATCGAGCGCTTATCGGCTCCGCGGACGCTGAATGTCTCGACCGGTGTGTGGATCGGTCGAGACATTCGGACGGGGAGTTATGCGCATGGGTCAGGATCGGAGTCTTCGGTTCGCCTCGTGGCCGGCGCGCGTGGGCGCGGGTGCGATCGATCTGATATTCGCGGTGACGGTCATCGTGATCGCCCTGGCGTGTATGCGGTGGGCCGTCGATGCCTTGAAACCCGAACTGGGAGACCCCTACCCGGGGAAACCGGGCTACGTGGTCGGGTACGCGGGTCAGATCAGCCTCACCAAGAGGCTGATCCTGATTCTGCTGGTGCCCACGATCCTGGTCATCGTCACCGCGATCGGGTGGAACGTTGCGTTCCGGCAGGGTCGCCGGGGACAGTCGCTGGGTAAACAAGCCCTGGGATTGTGGCTGGTCGGCCTCGAGAGTGGACAGCCGGTGGGTGTGGGGCGGGCGCTGCTTCGGCAGATCGCGCACGCTGCCGATGCGATCCCGTGCTACCTGGGATATCTGTGGCCCCTGTGGGATGAACGCCGGCAAACCTTCGCGGACAAGATCGCTGCTACCGGCGTGGTCGTGGCCGCTCCCTGGGCATCGGCGAATTCGGCTGAGGCGCAAGACGATCCCACCCCTCGTGCACAGATGCGGGCGCGGATGCGAGAGTCCCGCGGACCACGGTCATCCTGACGCCGCACCGTTCCCGGCGCCGCTGACCACTACTTCTGGTCGGTGACCGCCGCCAGGAATTCCTGGAGTCCGCGCAGTTCTTCCCAGGCTGCGCGGACCTCGGTGGCGGCGCGCGGGGTGGTCAGCCAGTCCGGTGCGCCGAATTCCTTTCCGGCGGTGAGGGATTTGTGGCGGAGCAGGTCGATGCGGGGGTGGTCGATCGAGTAGCCCTTGGGTTTGGTGGCGAGTTTGTCGCCGCCGATCTGGTATCCGGCCGATTCGAGCCGGGCGAGGATGGCTTCCAGTTCCGCGCCGCGGACGTCGTCGTCGATGGCGGTGCGCAGGGCCGCCAGTTGTGCGGGGGACGCGGCGTAGAGGCCGCCGGCGACGAACAGCCCCGCCGCGCTGATGTGCACGTACCAGCCGGAGGTCTGGGTGGTGTGCACGACCGCGCCCTGGTGAGTCTTGTAGGGGGACTTGTCTTTCGAGAAGCGCACGTCCCGGTACGGCCGGAAGATCTTGGCGGGTCCGAAATCCGGTTCGAGTTCGGCGACCAGGGCCAGCAGGGGGTCGCGGACGGACTCCTCCCACACCTTCTTGTTCGCGTTCCAGAAGGATTTGCTGTTGTCGGCTTCCAAATCCTCGTAGAAGTCGAGCCCGGTCAGGGGGAACCCGGTGAACTGCGCCATGCGG contains:
- a CDS encoding DUF2461 domain-containing protein; this translates as MAQFTGFPLTGLDFYEDLEADNSKSFWNANKKVWEESVRDPLLALVAELEPDFGPAKIFRPYRDVRFSKDKSPYKTHQGAVVHTTQTSGWYVHISAAGLFVAGGLYAASPAQLAALRTAIDDDVRGAELEAILARLESAGYQIGGDKLATKPKGYSIDHPRIDLLRHKSLTAGKEFGAPDWLTTPRAATEVRAAWEELRGLQEFLAAVTDQK
- the egtD gene encoding L-histidine N(alpha)-methyltransferase encodes the protein MSAATFEIHLTDEDLTAALRGDVQAGLTASPKSLPPKWFYDARGSELFEKITELPEYYPTRTERALLERVVGEIAQVAQAEVLVELGAGSAAKTRLLLDALTSGGPLKKYVPQDVSVSALRGAADEVAHEFPGLAVHGVVSDFTATLENLPRGGRRMIAFLGGTIGNLVPDERAEFLAGIHDVLEPGEQLLLGAGLVIDPAVLVPAYDDAAGVTAEFNRNVLHVLNARLGANFEPERFEHIALWDAENEWIEMRLEATADMVVTIPELDLTVEFAAGEQMRTEISAKFHRDGFETELAAAGFATERVWTDPDDRFALFLAERR
- a CDS encoding RDD family protein, with protein sequence MGQDRSLRFASWPARVGAGAIDLIFAVTVIVIALACMRWAVDALKPELGDPYPGKPGYVVGYAGQISLTKRLILILLVPTILVIVTAIGWNVAFRQGRRGQSLGKQALGLWLVGLESGQPVGVGRALLRQIAHAADAIPCYLGYLWPLWDERRQTFADKIAATGVVVAAPWASANSAEAQDDPTPRAQMRARMRESRGPRSS